The nucleotide sequence TATCGTCAACCGATAACAATGTTGTCGGTTGACGATAATTGCTTTATATGTCAATAAGAAGTTCATTTGCGAATACATATGATAATGTATTATTCACAGAAAACTCTCATTCACGCCACCAATAAATAGAGTATTTCGGATCCTACGCCTTCCAATAAGAACGAGGATAGTCCGTTCCACCACAGGAACAACCAGGAGCTCCAGAACTACCACCTTTTAGAAGACACATTGCACGTTCATCTAAATCAGTTTTGCTAAATTGATTCAATTTAAGTTTACCCAATTTTTTAATTTCCTTTTTCGATTTCATTTTTTTTCGTATTAAATTAGACAATAATTATATATTGCTGTAAAGATTGGCATTTATTTGAATTAATTATTAGCCCAATTAGGCCTATCTTTATGTAATTATTATTATAACATATTTCAATATTACAACTCTTAAATATTGACTAATTATATCATTCATTTTTCACCACCTCAGCAGGGTTACTACTGGCAGCTTTTAATACTTGCATAAACACGGTGAGCAAAATCACAATGACTACACCAACAATCACTCCACACAATAACCACCATGAGATGTTTATGCGGTAGGCATATCCTTGCAGCCAGCTGCTCATAACAAGATAAGCCAGTGGAAGCGCCACAACACCGGCAGTGATAACCTGCAAGGTATATTCGCGGAAAAACATGCGGATAATGTTGCCGACTTCCGCGCCTACTACTTTGCGGATGGCTATTTCTTTACGTCGCCGGCGCGTTGCGGCTACTGCGGCGGCATAAATACCAAACAGTGAAATCAACATGCAAACCGTTGCCAATACGGAAAACATTTTTAAACCAACCTGTTCCGACCAATTGAGATGATCGTATAACTCGTCTACCTTAGTCAGACGAGCATCTGCCAAAGTAGCATCAATATCTGGAAGAATAGCAGTGATTCGCTGCATTGCCTCCAGCTCCTGGCCAGGTGCGACGCGGATATACAAGATGTTTGAAGACTGAGAAGATGGCAGGAAAATGGTAGGCTGGATACGATTGCGAAGCGACAAGGTATGGAAATCATTTACAACTCCCGCCACTTTGTATTCCACTATAATAGAGGTATCATCGAAGGAGGGAATACGGATTATAGAGCCTTCGGGGTCGCTAAGTCCCATCACTTGGGCGGCCTCCTCATTGAGAACGATTTTTTGCGTTTCACCGTTATACCACCATTCTCCCGTAAGCATTTTTAATCTGAATGTTTCGGCAAACTGGTTGTCGGTATAAATCACATTGAATGCCGGCTTTTCGAAAGATGATTTTCCCGGCCATTCTACTTCGGTGATCATAGTATAAATATCAGCTTTGTGTCGAGGCTCGAAATTGGCTTGGGTGATGCTCTCGACTTGAGGGATAGCTGCAAGTTCATGCTCCAGCGCTCCCTGGACTTTCCCCGAATAATCTAGAAACCCGGACAATTGAATCATTCCACGGCTGTCGAATCCCAAATCTTTGCGATTGACAAAACGCATTTGCATCATTACTACCAATGCCGCGACTATGAATATTATACTGACGGCTAATTGCATGATTACAGCCACACGACGCAATGCAGGCTTCCCGGTTATTTTTCTTTCCGACTCAGGAAACGTGGACAAATGACTCAACCGCCAGAAAAAAATAGAACCTATCAAAAGTATCAACACCATCACCCCTATTCCGCAAACAAAAAATAATTGAATCAGTTGTGGTATTTCTATCGTAATATTAAGCATTCCGGAAAATACGGGACGGGCGATGTAGACAAAAGAACAAGCCAGGAACAATGCCAGAAGAATAGCACAAAGCAATTCAAACATCATCTGTATAACGAGTTGACCGACTGAAGCCCCATGTACCGTGCGCAGACGCAACTCACGGATACGTTGACGAAAAAGGTCGAGGTATAGGTTCAGGAAGTTGAATATCGCACTGAACAACAACAGCATCCCAGATGCAACAAACAGTCCTATAAAATTCAACGTAAATGGTATATCAGTGTTTAGTTGGTGGCGGACGTCGCTTATCGGCAGCATCCGTAGCTCAATATTGGAATTTACACCCAATTGTGTAGTAAAATCACGCATTTGTTCTGCAAGTTTATTAACATCAGTGTCGGGATGCAACTTTACATACAGATTCATGAAAAACATTGTCCACTGAGCCTCCTCAGGCAACTCAGTGAAATATTTAAGCATATTGTGATAAATAATAACGTCAAACTGCAAGTTAGTGTTTGGCGACGGGTCTTTCACCACAGCTGTAACGGTATAAGGTGGTAGTGAAGATCTCATTTTCGTTTGCACCTGTTGCCCAATAGCTTTTTCCACATCTCCGAACAAACGTACGGCGACAGTTTCCGTAAGGATAATGTTATTCAAGACTTGCAACGACTGTCTGGCGTCGCCGCTGACAAATTCCTGTGGAAAAATACCAAAAAAAGTGCTGTCGGTATAAAGCGTACGCAGTCGGATGTGTGGAATTCCCTCAACACTGCAATTTTCTTGCTCGGTTATACAAACGGTAGAGGCTTCAATTGCCGGAAACTTTTCGTGCAATTTCTTTTCAAAAATTCTCGAAACACCTTCGTTCACCTTACCCGATTGTTTCTCCACAGCATAAATACGGTAAATATGGTCCGCATCGGGATAGAAACTGTCGTAAGAAGTTTCATAGCGCATCCAGTAAACTGCGGGAACGAAACAGGCAAGTCCGAAAGCCAACCCGAAAATACCAGTAAGCGACTGCGTTTTGTATTTCCACATATTGCGGAAAGCAATTTTGAAATAATGGATTAACATATTAATTATAAATTATAATTTTTCAATTGTTTACAGTTTCAGCTCGGTTACTAGTCGTCCGTCTAACATGTTGATAATGCGGTTTGAATATTTAGCATCATGCTGACTGTGAGTTACCATTACGATAGTTGTTCCCTCTTTGTTAAGCTCGGTCAGCAACCCCATTACTTCCTTTCCATTTTGGGAATCTAAGTTACCTGTAGGTTCGTCTGCCAATATTAGTTTAGGATTTGCAACGACTGCACGGGCGATAGCTACGCGTTGCTGCTGTCCACCTGATAATTGTTGTGGGAAATGTTTATTGCGATGTGAAATCTGCATCCGGTCCATTGCTGTCTGTACCTTTTTTCTGCGTTCAGTAGATGAAACGCCCATATAGAGTAGTGGCAATTCGATATTTTCGAACACGTTCAACTCCTCAATCAAGTTGAAACTCTGAAATATGAAGCCAACAACTCCTTTACGCAATCGAGTGCGCTGCCATTCTGGGTATTTGCTTACATCCGCTCCATTGAGGCAATACATACCTTTTGTGGGATTGTCCAGCAAACCAAGGATATTGAGCAAGGTTGATTTGCCACAACCCGATGGTCCCATTATTGCAACAAATTCACTCTCTTCTATTCCTAAACTGACATTATTTAATGCCCATGTTTCAACTTCTTCGGTTCGGAAAATTTTTTGCAGATTTTCTACTTTAATCATAATTTGTTTTTTTAGTTATTATTATATTTTCTTTATTATTAAATCTAGAGCAGCATAATCCGAGAAACTTCTCTTCTACTTGTTGAACACTTGTACCCTCATCTTAAAGTACACTTAACTTAGAAAATCTTAGTCTTATCCGATTTCGTCTGGTATTTTATATACAAAAATTGGATATATCTCAAGAACTTTTACTAAATTGAGAAAAATAGAATATCAAAATACTGGATAAAGACAAAACTATGTTCTGCTGGAGTAATCTATTTTTCTTGTGGATATTCATTCATGGATTTCATATCTCTATAAATTATCTTGCAACCTTTTTTATTAATTCTTCTTTTCCATAATTGACGATCACATTAAAATCATGGTTTGCTTTATCAAGGTGTATTTCCGACCGAAATGATCCGTTTAGATCTCTTGGATGTGATAAATGAAATATACAATCTTTGTTTCTGTATATATTATATTCAAATTCTAACCATCGATAGTGCCTCTCACCATCTTCAAGCCCCCAACCGTAAAACTCCTCGTTGTCCTTGCCTGCATACAAATATTTTTCTGTTTTCGCTAAGATCGCTCCACCAACTGCACCGATCACCCCATCGACCGAATAAAGGGAATTCATTTTGTCTTTATGCTTTTTCAGAAATCCGATATCTCTGTGCGTCCAATAATGATTTCTTAAAATGTAAGATGTGTCAAGAAAATCGCCATTATATGGATAAGCAATATCTACATTTCCATTTCGAAGCTGTTTCACAGAATCCTCTATCTGTTCTTTCTCAAGAATCACATCTGCATCCCAGATAGCGATAAAATTAGTCTTTACCTCATTCGCCATTTTATTTAGATATTTTGTTTTATGAAAAACAGGATCTTTATCTTCAACAAAATAATAAGTGATATCTTTTGTCATAGATTGGATCATCCGGTTATTGTAAACTGTAGCTTCAAGAACAACTATATTCGTATCAAAGTCTTTTTGAATACAGTCAACAGTTAGAATTAGGTTCTCGAGTCTTACAATTGAATCCATACGTATAGGGATAATAAACGTTGTATCTTTTAAGTTTGTTTTCATGTATTATGTTTTTGGATATGTGACAAAACCAATTCTACTCCCAGAAATCCATTTAACAATCCACTATGAATATTGAAAAAATAATCATGTTTAAATAGCGACGTCCAAGCCTCTGAATTTATGATTTTGTCATAAAATTCCTGAGGATTATAAGTTATTTTGTATTCTGGATAATTACTTTCCAAATAGTAAAGTAACAAATATATCATAGATAAGCCATTACTTACAAATATCTGCTTATTCTTCATCTCTTTTTTTAAAATGTTGGATAAACTAATTTCTTTTCTTAAGAAAATTATATATTTTTCCCATTGTGGATTTTTCATATAAGGAATAAGTGGAAGCATTCCACATAAGAGATACAACCTGTTCGCATGTAAAACAGGTAATCTACAAATGATAGAATACTCAAACTCCTCAAGTATCTTGAGGAGTTTTTCATTATAAAAATTCTGTTTTAATAATTTGCTACATATATAAGAAAACATGGGTAAATGATAATGGTAAACAGAGAAAGAATAATACTCATTAAAAAAATCACTATTTAGCCCTTCATAAAATAAGTTTATAACTTTTATAATCAATTCTTGGAAAATATATAGTTCTTCGTCATTAACCTGATCATCAGACCGTATCGAAAGGTAATATAGTAAATGTAATAGTTCATTTTTTTTATAGAAAGAGCTATCAGAAAGGAATGCTAGGCGCTTAAACACAACATTGTCAATTTCTTCTAATAATTCATTTACATCACCTTCAACAAAATCGTCCCTAATTAATTGCATAATTCCTAACGCAACTCCAGCTAATCCGCTTTCTACTCCAATGGATGAATCCAAAGAAAGTTTACCTAGGGTATTGTCCAGCAAATTTTCAGCTATCTTCTTATACTTTTTTTCCTGTTCAATCCGAGATAAATAGTAAAAATAAAGACAGATACCCATTTGACCCTGAGCCAAACCAATAGGATATGTTTTCTCAATAGATTGTATAAGTTTTTTATTTAATTCTTCTGTGTATTTCATTATCGTATTATTATTTAGGATGAAAAATTCTTAATTATCTATTTTTTTAATGATGAAAAACCTCAATTAGGTAATCGCAAGATATTTTATTCGTCAAACTATATAGTAGGAGTTCTATAATTATTCTTTAACTACTAATCAAAAAATTGATAGCTGTATTTTTTGTTCTTAGAAACTTCTTTTATATATCCGAGGTAATTACTATTAGTATATACCATCAGGTCTATAGTACTAACTTATACTTTCTTTTCCAACCCAATCTCCCCTGTTTCGACTAGATTACTTACCAAAATTCCTTAAGTTATAAGAAAATAATATTTTTTAACAGTAGATTCTTCATAATTAATTCGTTTTATATGTTTTGTATTGCTGAAAATTTTGAGTATTTCGATGTTGGAGTTGACTCCAAGTTCGGTTCTTTTTAGCAATAATCTTATATGTGATACTGAAGATGATCAATTAAATCTTTTATTAAGTGACATCAATTATAACAAATAATAGATTCATAATCGTAAAATCTTATTTCAGAGAGATCAACCGATGATAACAAGCAAATTCAATCGCTTCCTGCATAGAATGTACATTTAACTTTGAAAATAACGGTTTTATTTGGTTTCGTATTGTGTTTTCTCCCTTGCACAAATCGTTAGCTATTTCTTTTGAACTTTTACCCTGCTGGGCTAACATAAGAATTGCCTTTTCGCGTTCCGTAAGCCGATTTTTTGTTTTTGGAGTCCAACGTTTAGAAGTATAATTATACTCCTCATATGTTAATCCATCATTGTTATACATTCGCAAATTTCCGGAATTTTTAATGGTTGAACTTCCAACAGAACATATCAAATAGCGTAATTTATCTTCTTGCAGAATATGTTTCATCCGGTGGTAAACCATTTGCGAAACAGGTCGCTTGGGTAGAAAAGAATAATTTCGTTGCAAACGAAATGTACATGAAAAATAGTCTATTTCGTCCCACTTTTCCCCGTAATTATTAAGATATTTCAAAACAGCACTTAGCATTGTTATCCACAAAGACAAATCTTTGGGATAAACAATTTTTGAATAAAAACCATATCCTTCTCTTTGCGCATCTTCAACGGAAGAACCACAAAGAAAAAGATCATCA is from uncultured Macellibacteroides sp. and encodes:
- a CDS encoding TIGR04149 family rSAM-modified RiPP, which produces MKSKKEIKKLGKLKLNQFSKTDLDERAMCLLKGGSSGAPGCSCGGTDYPRSYWKA
- a CDS encoding ABC transporter permease, whose amino-acid sequence is MLIHYFKIAFRNMWKYKTQSLTGIFGLAFGLACFVPAVYWMRYETSYDSFYPDADHIYRIYAVEKQSGKVNEGVSRIFEKKLHEKFPAIEASTVCITEQENCSVEGIPHIRLRTLYTDSTFFGIFPQEFVSGDARQSLQVLNNIILTETVAVRLFGDVEKAIGQQVQTKMRSSLPPYTVTAVVKDPSPNTNLQFDVIIYHNMLKYFTELPEEAQWTMFFMNLYVKLHPDTDVNKLAEQMRDFTTQLGVNSNIELRMLPISDVRHQLNTDIPFTLNFIGLFVASGMLLLFSAIFNFLNLYLDLFRQRIRELRLRTVHGASVGQLVIQMMFELLCAILLALFLACSFVYIARPVFSGMLNITIEIPQLIQLFFVCGIGVMVLILLIGSIFFWRLSHLSTFPESERKITGKPALRRVAVIMQLAVSIIFIVAALVVMMQMRFVNRKDLGFDSRGMIQLSGFLDYSGKVQGALEHELAAIPQVESITQANFEPRHKADIYTMITEVEWPGKSSFEKPAFNVIYTDNQFAETFRLKMLTGEWWYNGETQKIVLNEEAAQVMGLSDPEGSIIRIPSFDDTSIIVEYKVAGVVNDFHTLSLRNRIQPTIFLPSSQSSNILYIRVAPGQELEAMQRITAILPDIDATLADARLTKVDELYDHLNWSEQVGLKMFSVLATVCMLISLFGIYAAAVAATRRRRKEIAIRKVVGAEVGNIIRMFFREYTLQVITAGVVALPLAYLVMSSWLQGYAYRINISWWLLCGVIVGVVIVILLTVFMQVLKAASSNPAEVVKNE
- a CDS encoding ABC transporter ATP-binding protein yields the protein MIKVENLQKIFRTEEVETWALNNVSLGIEESEFVAIMGPSGCGKSTLLNILGLLDNPTKGMYCLNGADVSKYPEWQRTRLRKGVVGFIFQSFNLIEELNVFENIELPLLYMGVSSTERRKKVQTAMDRMQISHRNKHFPQQLSGGQQQRVAIARAVVANPKLILADEPTGNLDSQNGKEVMGLLTELNKEGTTIVMVTHSQHDAKYSNRIINMLDGRLVTELKL
- a CDS encoding lanthionine synthetase LanC family protein → MKYTEELNKKLIQSIEKTYPIGLAQGQMGICLYFYYLSRIEQEKKYKKIAENLLDNTLGKLSLDSSIGVESGLAGVALGIMQLIRDDFVEGDVNELLEEIDNVVFKRLAFLSDSSFYKKNELLHLLYYLSIRSDDQVNDEELYIFQELIIKVINLFYEGLNSDFFNEYYSFSVYHYHLPMFSYICSKLLKQNFYNEKLLKILEEFEYSIICRLPVLHANRLYLLCGMLPLIPYMKNPQWEKYIIFLRKEISLSNILKKEMKNKQIFVSNGLSMIYLLLYYLESNYPEYKITYNPQEFYDKIINSEAWTSLFKHDYFFNIHSGLLNGFLGVELVLSHIQKHNT
- a CDS encoding LuxR C-terminal-related transcriptional regulator, with amino-acid sequence MKTTEDQYLKYPQMEPIAFENHVKTLIQCFEVFSATITQSFYVIDIQQERFCYIKPDDLFLCGSSVEDAQREGYGFYSKIVYPKDLSLWITMLSAVLKYLNNYGEKWDEIDYFSCTFRLQRNYSFLPKRPVSQMVYHRMKHILQEDKLRYLICSVGSSTIKNSGNLRMYNNDGLTYEEYNYTSKRWTPKTKNRLTEREKAILMLAQQGKSSKEIANDLCKGENTIRNQIKPLFSKLNVHSMQEAIEFACYHRLISLK